GACTTGTTGAGGATCTTCGGGAACGGGTGCACCGGGTCCAGGCCCAGCGGCGACAGCACCGGCATGATCTCGTTGCGGAAGTACGCACGCAGCCAGCGTTTCTGGCGGTCGGTCCAGGAATGGCGGCCGAGCACGCCGATGCCGGCGTCCATCAGCGCCGGGCGCAGTGTCTCGTTCCAGCAGCGGTACTGCTGGTCCACCAGTTCCGCAGCGCGGTCATGGATGGCGTTGAGGATGGTCTGCGGGCTCATCCCGTCCGGGGCCGGCGGCAGGCCGAATTCCTGCGCGTGGCGCACGGCGGCGGCGCGGATCTCGAAGAACTCGTCGAGGTTGGTGCAGGAGATGCACATGAAGCGCAGGCGTTCCAGCAGCGGCACCTGCGGGTCCATCGCCTGCGCCAGCACGCGGAAGTTGAAATCCAGCTGCGACAGCTCGCGGTTGATGTACAGCGCCGGGTCGCGCAACGGATCGTTGTCCGGGCTCACGGGGAGGGGGAGGGATCCGAGGCTGCTCATGGCGTCATTCTTCGATGGAGGTCAGGGGGGCGGACTCGCGCGGGCGCACGTGGTCGGCATCGAAATGGCAGGAGAACACCGAGCCCTTGCCGACTTCGCTTTCAATCTCCAGCCGTGCGTGGTGCAGGCCGAGGATGTGCTTGACGATGGACAGGCCCAGCCCGGTGCCGCCGCTCTCGCGTGAGCGGCTGCTGGACACACGGTAGAAACGTTCAGTCAGGCGTGGCAGGTGGGTGGCCGGGATGCCGTAGCCGGAATCGCGCACCGACAGCACCGCGCCGTCGCCTTCGCGGCGGAACTCCACCGCGATGCGGCCACCGGCCGGGGTGTAGCGCACGGCGTTGGTGACCAGGTTGGAGAAGGCGCTGTGCAGTTCCTTGGTCGAACCCTGCAGGTCGACACCGGCGAGGTCGTCGATGCTGATCTGGTGACGGCCCTGGCTGTGCGCCTCGGCTTCGCGGCGCAGCGTCGCCAGCATCGGCTGCATGGCCACGGTCTCTTCCTCGCTGTGTTCCTGCGATTCGAGGCGCGACAAGGTCAGCAGGTCTTCCACCAGCTGGGCCATACGCTGGCTCTGCTTGCGCATTTCTTCCAGCATCGGTCCGGTGCCCGGGAAATCTTCCGGGTCCATCATGTCCAGGTAGCCGTGGACCACGGTGAGTGGCGTGCGCAGCTCGTGTGAAACGTTGGCGACGAAGTCGCGGCGTACCTGTTCCAGGCGCAGCAGCTTGCTGACGTCACGGGCGATCAGCAGCCAGTAATCCGACGAATAGGGAATCAGGCGCAGGTTCAGGCGGATCGCCGGATCGACCGGGGAGGGCACGTCCAGGATCGGTTCGGCATTGCGGCCACCGGCCAGCCAGTGGGCCAGCGGCATTGGCTGCAGGCGTTCGACCAGGGCCTCGCCAAGGTCGCCGGGATGGTGCAGGCCGAGCAGGGCGGTGGCCGCTTCGTTGAACCACTGCACGCGCTGGCTGTTGCGGTCCAGCACCACGACGGCGTCGGGCAG
The sequence above is a segment of the Stenotrophomonas maltophilia genome. Coding sequences within it:
- the phoR gene encoding phosphate regulon sensor histidine kinase PhoR → MPRHIRSAWLKTLATVAAVLLFAGLVGWFTGHLWLCIALGALATLAWHYWRLRSVLRRLTARQRWDTAEEGTGVWNELDRLLYRNQVEMRVRKRRLLDMLRSYRAAAAALPDAVVVLDRNSQRVQWFNEAATALLGLHHPGDLGEALVERLQPMPLAHWLAGGRNAEPILDVPSPVDPAIRLNLRLIPYSSDYWLLIARDVSKLLRLEQVRRDFVANVSHELRTPLTVVHGYLDMMDPEDFPGTGPMLEEMRKQSQRMAQLVEDLLTLSRLESQEHSEEETVAMQPMLATLRREAEAHSQGRHQISIDDLAGVDLQGSTKELHSAFSNLVTNAVRYTPAGGRIAVEFRREGDGAVLSVRDSGYGIPATHLPRLTERFYRVSSSRSRESGGTGLGLSIVKHILGLHHARLEIESEVGKGSVFSCHFDADHVRPRESAPLTSIEE